A region from the Lemur catta isolate mLemCat1 chromosome 7, mLemCat1.pri, whole genome shotgun sequence genome encodes:
- the MED17 gene encoding mediator of RNA polymerase II transcription subunit 17 isoform X3, producing the protein MVLKENQHHDHDQNPQTLQLISKKKSLAGAAQILLKGAERLTKSVTENQENKLQRDFNSELLRLRQHWKLRKVGDKILGDLSYRSAGSLFPHHGTFEVIKNTDIDLDKKIPEDYCPLDVQIPSDLEGSAYIKVSIQKQAPDIGDLGTVNLFKRPLPKSKPGSPHWQTKLEAAQNVLLCKEIFAQLSREAVQIKSQIPHIVVKNQIISQPFPSLQLSISLCHSSNDKKSQKSATEKPSPEDHLYVLEHNLHLLIREFHKQTLSSIMMPHPASAPFGHKRMRLSGPQAFDKNEINSLQSSEGLLEKIIKQAKHIFLRSRTAATIDSLASRIEDPQIQAHWSNINDVYESSVKVLITSQGYEQICKSIQLQLNIGVEQIRVVHRDGRVITLSHQEQELQDFLLSQMSQHQVHAVQQLAKVMGWQVLSFSNHVGLGPIESIGNASAITVASPSGDYAISVRNGPESGSKIMVQFPRNQCKDLPKSDVLQDSKWSHLRGPFKEVQWNKMEGRNFVYKMELLMSALSPCLL; encoded by the exons ATGGTCCTTAAGGAAAACCAGCATCATGACCATGACCAA AATCCTCAGACGTTGCAATTGATATCTAAAAAGAAGTCACTTGCTGGAGCAGCACAAATCCTATTGAAGGGGGCCGAAAGACTTACTAAATCAGTTACCGAAAACCAAGAAAACAAGCTACAAAGAGACTTCAATTCTGAGCTTTTGCGATTAAGGCAACATTGGAAACTTAGAAAAGTTGGAGATAAAATTCTTGGAGATCTGAGCTACAGAAGCGCAG GATCTCTCTTTCCCCATCATGGTACATTTGAAGTAATAAAGAATACAGATATTGATCTAGATAAAAAGATACCTGAAGATTATTGTCCCCTTGACGTCCAAATTCCTAGTGATTTGGAGGGGTCCGCGTATATCAAG gTTTCAATTCAAAAACAGGCTCCAGACATAGGTGATCTTGGTACAGTTAACCTCTTCAAACGACCTTTGCCCAAATCCAAACCAG GTTCCCCACATTGGCAGACAAAATTAGAAGCGGCACAAAATGTTCTCTTGTGTAAAGAAATTTTTGCACAGCTTTCTCGGGAGGCTGTTCAGATTAAATCACAGATCCCTCACATTGTGGTGAAAAACCAGATTATCTCTCAGCCCTTTCCAA GCTTGCAGTTATCTATTTCTTTGTGCCATTCCTCAAATGATAAGAAATCACAAAAATCTGCTACTGAGAAGCCAAGTCCAGAAGACCACCTTTATGTCCTAGAACATAATTTGCATCTACTGATTAGAGAG TTTCATAAACAGACCCTGAGTTCCATCATGATGCCTCATCCAGCAAGTGCACCTTTTGGCCACAAGAGAATGAGACTTTCGGGCCCTCAAgcttttgataaaaatgaaattaattcattACAGTCTAGTGAAGggcttctggaaaaaataatcaaacaagCAAAGCATATTTTTCTGAGAAGCAG AACTGCTGCAACCATTGACAGCTTAGCAAGTCGAATTGAGGATCCTCAGATACAAGCTCATTGGTCTAATATCAATGATGTTTATGAATCTAGTGTGAAAGTTTTAATCACATCACAAGGCTATGAACAAATATGCAA GTCCATTCAGCTGCAATTGAATATTGGAGTTGAGCAGATCCGAGTTGTACACAGAGATGGAAGAGTAATTACACTGTCTCATCAGGAACAGGAGCTACAAGATTTTCTTCTGTCTCAG ATGTCACAGCATCAGGTGCATGCAGTTCAGCAGTTAGCCAAGGTTATGGGCTGGCAGGTACTGAGCTTCAGTAATCACGTGGGACTTGGGCCCATAGAGAGCATCGGCAATGCCTCCGCCATCACTGTGGCCTCCCCAAGTGGTGACTATGCTATTTCAG TTCGTAATGGACCTGAAAGTGGCAGTAAGATTATGGTTCAGTTTCCCCGTAACCAGTGTAAAGATCTTCCAAAAAGTGATGTTTTACAAGATAGCAAATGGAGTCATCTTCGTGGACCATTCAAAGAAGTGCAGTGGAATAAAATGGAAGGTCGaaactttgtttataaaatggagCTGCTTATGTCTGCACTTAGCCCTTGCCTCCTATGA